One Microcebus murinus isolate Inina chromosome 7, M.murinus_Inina_mat1.0, whole genome shotgun sequence genomic region harbors:
- the LOC105876413 gene encoding rab proteins geranylgeranyltransferase component A 2-like yields the protein MADSLPTEFDVVIIGTGLPESILAAACSRSGQRVLHIDSRSYYGGKWASFSFSGLLPWLKEYQQNSDVGEESTAAWQELIHETEEAIAFRKKDETIQHTEVFCYASQDVEDNVEEIGALQKSPSSVASSTLTEFLDSASLPEEKHSSYFTGLEMPAKHPQKSDEEIALEVTDVEESLEEGKDCGAKTCIHTISEEDKDENKPTVEDNTDQPKKNRIKNRIAYSQIVKEGRRFNIDLVSKLLYSQGLLIDLLIKSNVSRYAEFKNVTRILAFREGKVEQVPCSRADIFNSKELTMVEKRMLMKFLTFCLDYEHHPNEYEAFKQCSFSEYLKTKKLTPNLQHFVLHSIAMTSESSCTTVDGLKATKNFLQCLGQFGNTPFLFPLYGQGEIPQCFCRMCAVFGGIYCLCHKVQCFVVDKESGRCKAIIDHFGQRINAKYFIVEDSYLSDDTCSNVQYKQISRAVLITDQSVLKTDSDQQISILIVPPAEPGTCAVRVTELCSSTMTCMKDTYLIHLTCPSSKTAREDLESVVKKLFTPYAEAEIDKEELTKPRVLWALYFNMRDSSGISRSSYDGLPSNVYVCSGPDGGLGNEHAVKQAETLFREIFPNEEFCPPPPNPEDIIFEGDDKQSDTPGTSNIIMAKLESSEESKNQESPEKHLQN from the exons ATGGCGGACAGTCTACCCACAGAGTTTGATGTGGTTATAATAGGGACAGGTTTGCCTGAATCCATCCTTGCAGCTGCATGTTCAAGAAGTGGTCAGAGGGTTCTGCATATTGACTCAAGAAGTTACTATGGAGGAAAGTGGGCTAGTTTCAGCTTTTCAGGATTGCTACCCTGGTTGAAGGAGTATCAGCAAAACAGTGATGTTGGGGAAGAAAGCACTGCTGCGTGGCAAGAACTGATCCACGAAACAGAAGAAGCCATTGCTTTTCGCAAGAAGGATGAGACCATTCAACACACAGAAGTTTTTTGTTATGCTAGTCAGGATGTGGAGGACAATGTTGAAGAGATTGGTGCTCTGCAGAAAAGTCCTTCCTCAGTGGCATCTAGTACCCTCACTGAATTTCTGGATTCTGCATCCTTGCCTGAAGAAAAGCACTCATCATATTTTACTGGCCTCGAAATGCCTGCCAAGCACCCTCAGAAAAGTGATGAAGAGATTGCACTAGAAGTAACTGATGTAGAGGAATCACTGGAGGAAGGAAAAGACTGTGGAGCTAAAACTTGTATACATACTATTTCAGAGGaagataaagatgaaaacaaaccTACAGTAGAAGACAACACTGATCAACCAAAGAAAAATAGGATT aaaaataggattgCTTACTCTCAAATAGTTAAAGAAGGCCGGAGGTTTAACATTGATTTGGTATCAAAGCTGCTATATTCTCAAGGATTGCTAATTGATCTTTTAATCAAATCAAATGTTAGTCGTTatgcagaatttaaaaatgtcactAGGATTCTTGCATTTCGGGAAGGAAAGGTAGAACAGGTGCCTTGTTCCAGAGCAGACATCTTTAATAGCAAGGAACTCACAATGGTAGAAAAGAGGATGCTAATGAAATTTCTCACATTTTGTTTAGACTATGAACACCATCCTAATGAATATGAAGCTTTCAAGCAATGTTCATTTTCAGAgtacttaaaaactaaaaaattaactcctaacctccagcatTTTGTACTGCACTCAATTGCAATGACATCAGAATCATCTTGCACTACAGTTGATGGCCTTAAAGCAACAAAAAACTTCCTTCAGTGTCTTGGACAGTTTGGTAAcactccttttttatttcctttatatggCCAAGGAGAAATTCCCCAGTGTTTCTGCAGGATGTGTGCAGTTTTTGGTGGAATTTATTGTCTTTGCCATAAAGTACAATGTTTTGTAGTTGACAAAGAATCTGGAAGATGTAAAGCAATCATAGATCACTTTGGTCAaagaataaatgctaaatattttattgtagagGATAGTTACCTTTCTGATGACACCTGCTCAAATGTGCAATATAAGCAGATCTCTAGGGCAGTGCTCATTACAGATCAGTCTGTGCTAAAGACAGATTCAGATCAGCAGATTTCCATTTTGATAGTGCCTCCAGCAGAACCAGGAACTTGTGCCGTTCGGGTCACAGAATTATGTTCTTCAACCATGACATGCATGAAAGACACTTATCTGATACATCTGACATGTCCCTCTTCTAAAACAGCAAGAGAAGACTTAGAATCAGTGGTGAAGAAATTATTCACACCCTATGCTGAAGCAGAAATAGACAAGGAAGAACTTACAAAACCAAGAGTCTTGTGGgctctttattttaatatgagaGATTCCTCAGGAATCAGCCGAAGCTCATATGACGGTTTACCTTCCAATGTGTATGTCTGCTCTGGGCCTGATGGTGGCCTGGGAAACGAGCATGCAGTTAAGCAAGCTGAAACACTTTTCCGGGAGATCTTTCCAAATGAAGAGTTCTGCCCCCCACCTCCAAATCCAGAGGACATTATCTTTGAAGGTGATGATAAGCAATCAGACACCCCTGGAACCAGTAATATAATAATGGCCAAGCTAGAATCCTCCGAGGAAAGCAAAAACCAAGAAAGCCCAGAGAAGCAccttcaaaattag